Within the Erigeron canadensis isolate Cc75 chromosome 6, C_canadensis_v1, whole genome shotgun sequence genome, the region AAAAATTTCCATAACTATATGAAGAGAAAGACATgaaatattgttatttttattttgtaactttCTCTCATAAGTGAGCACATCAGTGGGGCAGATAGACTCTTAGGGTCTAGGAATAGAGTGTCCTAAACATATGTTTCGGTGTAGCTAAGGCTGTCGAGTGATTCTTTTGAAACTTACAAATGCTGGTATTCAGCATCTGTATCTTTTATGAGCCAAAGGCGGAACTTTTAACAATATGAAAACATGATAGCAATGTGAGTTTTGGAAAAGAAAAACTGTAATACTGTTTGTTCTGGAACTACTTGTTAACATATCTGCTGCAGCTTTGTTTTTGGTCAGCatgatgtatatgtgtattatatatataaatgggggaagtgagtatggggttgtcccccatctaagcttagatggggaacccctcacatttggtttttataatcataaaaatcatggggggccatgtatttatttaaaattcaaacaaatattaaaatatttgtatgtgaggggttccccatctaagcttagatgggggacaacccatactcacttttcccatataatatatatatatatatatatatatatgggggatgggaatataaggctgttaggtacctaagcttaggtgtggaacactcacatattgtttttttaatccataaaattcatgggggccatgtgatttaattaaaatccaacaaatattaacaaattagtatgtgaggggttccacacctaagcttaggtgccggacagccttatattcacttttccatatatatatatatatatatatatattacattgtAATATCAATGATGCTAGTAATTTTGTAAGATAAATATTCTGAGCTCTACAGTGTGAAGTGATAATTTCAGTCTTTCCCTTTTGCAGGTGTGGGGAAGAGTTGCCTTCTTTTGCGTTTTTCTGATGGTTCTTTCACTACAAGTTTTATCACTACCATTGGGTAGATGATTCGTCTTTTCTGCATGAACATGTTATTTTTTACACCAAAAGTTAGCATTATTGACattgcttttttttcttttcttttattacagTATCGATTTTAAGATAAGAACCATTGAACTTGATGGAAAAAGGATCAAACTCCAAATTTGGGACACTGCTGGTCAAGAGCGATTTCGGACAATCACAACTGGTATGACCGTattattcacattttttatgAGTAGATAATATTAAATTGCTTCATAAATTACATGCAGGCCAAAATATGCTACTAGCATATAGTATtcataagataaatattaaagaAGTGATGTTTGTTGAACTTTCTTGCAAAATTATCATGTTTCAGTGATATCTTACATGGAGTAGGATAGTAGTTTGTAATAACTGTTTAATATAGGCTTAACAACATAAAGTTTGAGTTCTTGTAGCTGAAAACTTGTGCAACGATTGTTTTCCTCTTATTTCTGCATTTTCCTCCTATATCGGATAGAATGATAACATTGGTCACGTAAAAGATTAAGCTGATTTACATAATACTTATGCTCTTTAAAACTCCAGCTTACTATAGGGGAGCTATGGGAATTTTGTTGGTGTACGATGTTACTGATGAATCATCATTCAACAGTGAGATTTTCTTCCCTGTTCtattaacatttatatattaGCTTATTGTTCCTCTTTTTCCATCTTATCCTTGATTGGGTAATCGATTATTGTTTCCCATATTGCTTTCTGTTGTCAGACATCAGAAACTGGATTCGCAACATCGAACAACACGCCTCTGACAATGTCAACAAGATCCTTGTTGGAAACAAAGCTGATATGGATGAGAGCAAGAGGGTATGTTGTAGATTTTGAACCTGATGCTTGAGTCATCATTCATTGTgatgtttaatattttatttatgctTTTAGTTTACTATATTTAAAGTCCCCACAGATATGGGCCACGAGTGATTTGAAGGTTCTGATACTGTCACAATATTTTGTAGGCTGTGCCTACCGCGAAGGGCCAAGCACTAGCTGATGAGTATGGCATTAAGTTTTTTGAAACTGTAAGTATTTCAGTTACATGATTCTTTCTTTATCACAAATTACTGGAGCCAGAGGTGGCAAAAAGTGGGTGGGTGAGATAGAACTTCTTCCGATGACAGAACTTCTGGTTGTCATAGGTGACTTTTTGTCTCGTCAAAACGGGCTCGGTTGTCACGAAacacaagttttttttaaaatagttattGTGTTCTATATGATCACATAACTACATTATTTCATTAAGAAcctagttttatttataaaatgatttaggaggtttaaGGCTTTAAATCACACTTCGGGTGAATCTTGACCAGTATGAATCCTGTCTCATATTTTAAAGCTTTTTTTTGTTCTGGTCTACCCGCTGACCTGGTAGTGATACACTGTAAACTTTATAGACTTATTTATATGTTAAAGGTTCGgaatttgccacctctacaaATTAGTTTTTCAAGATAGTGTAGATGCCAGTGAGCCTGTTATACTTGGATAATCTAATGAAGAACAATAACCTGTGTTTTTACAGAGTGCAAAAACAAACCTAAATGTGGAGGAAGTTTTCTTTTCAATAGCTACAGATATCAAGCAAAGGCTTGCAGACACCGACTCCAAGGCTGAGGTACTTTATCAAATTTGCTTCTGTTTATCATTATATGCAAAAGGTTTATTCAATAGTCTTGGTGGATGTTCACAAAATTTGAATTATCTGCAAAAAAGGTTTATGCAACTTTTTTGGACAGTTCAGGGAAAATGCTATTTTTGTTACTCGAATGCCTAAAATACCCTCAAGAATAACAAAGATAATAGGAATCTTAATGACTGTTCCTCCTACATATGATTTAAAATGGTACTAGTCTGAAGCTCGctgtccaaaaaaaaaaaaaacctcagtATGTGAGGATTATCAGTATATAAGCTTGAATAATACCTTTTGAAATAATGGAGAATGCTGCACTTATATTTAACAAGGATCTTACATCAgatatttatgttttgtattgacAAGTTGGTCATATTAATCACAGCCATCCACGATCAAGATTAATCAACCAGATGGTGGAGGGGCGAATGGTCAAGGTGCACAGAAATCAGCTTGTTGCGGTTAAACAAACACGGAATGCTTCAGAGGTGCTGCTCTGCATGTGGTTGGCTCGTGATATAGAAACACAGCCTTGGTGGAAAAAAATACCAAGTGAAACATAGACGGTATGATGATGGCGCTGCCCGACTTATCAGCGCTATTTTATTCAAACTTTGTGTTATGTGAAACATCAtcgagtttttttctttctttgtttcaCATCTATTTTAATTCGGGATAAGAGGACATTTTCCATTTGGtatttgtatttctttttgTCTAATAGCAATTTGAAGTGCACTTGTTAGGAAATTTTAAGATGGTAATTGGTTCAATAATCATGGAGTTTCTTGCTTCTCTCTCTACTTCATTGCATTTCATTCCAGaaaaatagaaagaatgaaCTGTCAGTGTGGTCTGCTTCTCGGTTGATAAATCAGGTCAGCGTTGGATTAAGATCCTCACATGCCAACTACTTTTTGTATGCGAGAGAGATGTCCCCATAGAGTCATTGCTGCCCAACTCTTTTTGCATCAATGGACACAAGCACCTCCCAAAACAGATATTTTCTTGAAACAATCAGGGGGGAAAAAAACGATATGTGGGTGACCAATCTGTATAGAAGTGGGATTCTTCATGTAAACTACTTTTTGGACATAAAGGAACGGCTGATGACAAATGTTTGCTTCAAGACCCAAATTCTGTAAACTTAACATTGTCTCAACATACTATCACCTGGCCCTGCTgcttaaatatttaataaatcaCATTTGAATTTGACAACTCAAACCAATTACTATTATGATCCCAAAAATTAGTTAGCAACGACACATCCAAGGTTTTGgatatggtatgaatatcttgGTATATTATATT harbors:
- the LOC122602688 gene encoding ras-related protein RABE1c-like — its product is MAAPRAAPPARARADYDYLIKLLLIGDSGVGKSCLLLRFSDGSFTTSFITTIGIDFKIRTIELDGKRIKLQIWDTAGQERFRTITTAYYRGAMGILLVYDVTDESSFNNIRNWIRNIEQHASDNVNKILVGNKADMDESKRAVPTAKGQALADEYGIKFFETSAKTNLNVEEVFFSIATDIKQRLADTDSKAEPSTIKINQPDGGGANGQGAQKSACCG